A single Anaerolineae bacterium DNA region contains:
- the ispE gene encoding 4-(cytidine 5'-diphospho)-2-C-methyl-D-erythritol kinase: protein MKLLSPAKINLFLHIMGKRQNGYHDLFTLMCCISLYDTVSLSFGTKHTTVSCDNPEVPEDESNLAVKAANLFFKTIHKNEGVKIGIEKKIPVAAGLGGGSSNAASVLLGLNRYYGRPLPQDKLMSIGLSIGTDIPFFIFRKPAIVSGIGEKMEAYEGLKPFQILLVCPKFAVSTKEIYENLNLELTECDKKLRNTVFKKKIFDIKKHLCNDLKNVAASICPDVNRAKEALLSYGATGALMSGSGPAVFGIFPDFNKALIAYNAILNKHDWGLFQAEILV, encoded by the coding sequence ATGAAACTTCTTTCTCCGGCAAAGATTAATCTTTTTTTGCACATAATGGGAAAAAGGCAAAACGGCTATCACGATCTGTTTACGCTTATGTGCTGTATAAGTCTTTATGACACGGTTTCACTCTCTTTCGGCACAAAACATACAACTGTATCCTGCGATAACCCGGAAGTGCCTGAAGATGAAAGCAATCTTGCCGTAAAAGCAGCAAATCTTTTTTTCAAGACCATCCATAAGAACGAAGGTGTGAAAATAGGGATTGAAAAAAAGATACCTGTCGCAGCCGGTCTTGGCGGTGGAAGCAGTAATGCGGCCAGTGTTCTTTTAGGTTTAAACCGCTACTACGGCCGACCTCTCCCCCAAGACAAGCTAATGTCTATAGGACTTTCAATCGGGACAGATATCCCGTTTTTTATTTTCAGGAAACCTGCGATAGTCTCAGGTATCGGCGAAAAAATGGAAGCTTATGAAGGATTGAAACCGTTTCAAATATTGTTGGTTTGCCCAAAATTTGCTGTTTCAACAAAAGAGATATATGAAAACCTTAATTTAGAATTGACAGAATGCGACAAAAAGCTTAGGAATACAGTTTTTAAAAAAAAGATATTTGATATTAAAAAACATTTGTGCAATGATCTTAAAAATGTAGCCGCATCAATATGTCCTGATGTTAATAGGGCAAAAGAGGCTCTTTTAAGCTACGGAGCAACAGGCGCTCTAATGTCAGGAAGTGGTCCGGCCGTATTCGGCATCTTTCCTGATTTTAACAAAGCTCTAATTGCCTATAATGCTATTTTAAACAAACATGACTGGGGGCTGTTTCAGGCTGAAATACTGGTTTAG
- the serA gene encoding phosphoglycerate dehydrogenase gives MKVLVSDNLGEIGVQMFQDAEGIEVDVNVGLSPEELKNIIGNYHALVIRSATRVTEDLLEAATQLKVIGRAGIGLDNVDIPAATKRGIVVMNTPEGNVVTTAEHTIALMLSLTRNIPLGTSSLKSGRWDKKKLQGKELYKKVLGVIGFGKIGSIVADRAQGLKMQVIVHDPFITPERIEKAGYKSVSLPELYQQADYITVHVPKLKDTAGFINKEAFEQMKQGVMIINCARGGIINETDLYDAMNSGKVAGAALDVFATEPPVDSPLLTLDRLVCTPHLGASTREAQTNVAVAVAGQIIDYLKNGTIVNAVNVSSVTGELLIKLGPFLSLADRMGCLQAQLARGPVKEVLIEYTGDFQDIDLSPVSTAVLKGLLTPMLTDNVNFVNAPVIAKERDIKVKETFSSESEDYQNLITIRVVTTEMTSTVAGTIFGKKNARVVKIDNFRLEMIPYGHLTLINNVDRPGVIGSIASVLGKHDINIAQMQVGQEKDGEKNIVFLRTDTPISEEVLEKLSALEMVNSVRHFEL, from the coding sequence ATGAAAGTTTTGGTAAGCGATAATCTCGGAGAAATCGGGGTTCAAATGTTTCAGGATGCCGAGGGAATCGAAGTCGATGTCAATGTGGGATTATCTCCGGAAGAGCTGAAAAATATTATTGGAAATTATCACGCCCTGGTTATCCGTAGCGCTACCAGGGTAACCGAAGATCTTCTCGAAGCAGCGACACAGCTTAAAGTCATTGGTCGTGCCGGGATAGGCCTTGACAATGTGGATATACCGGCGGCCACAAAACGGGGTATTGTTGTAATGAATACTCCTGAGGGCAATGTTGTGACTACTGCTGAACATACTATTGCTCTGATGCTGTCATTAACACGCAACATCCCGCTGGGCACATCATCATTGAAATCCGGACGCTGGGACAAGAAAAAACTGCAGGGAAAAGAGCTTTACAAAAAGGTTTTAGGTGTTATTGGTTTTGGAAAAATCGGCTCCATTGTAGCTGATCGCGCACAGGGCCTGAAAATGCAGGTAATTGTTCACGATCCATTTATTACACCCGAACGCATTGAAAAGGCCGGTTATAAAAGTGTTTCTCTGCCTGAATTGTACCAACAGGCCGATTATATCACGGTGCATGTCCCCAAGCTGAAGGATACAGCCGGTTTTATAAATAAGGAGGCCTTTGAGCAGATGAAACAAGGGGTTATGATTATTAATTGCGCTCGAGGCGGTATAATTAACGAGACTGATCTATATGATGCCATGAATTCAGGCAAAGTTGCAGGGGCGGCATTAGATGTTTTCGCGACCGAGCCCCCTGTTGACTCACCTCTTCTTACACTTGACAGGCTTGTTTGCACCCCACATCTTGGAGCTTCCACACGCGAGGCCCAGACAAATGTAGCTGTTGCAGTGGCCGGCCAGATAATTGACTATCTAAAAAATGGAACTATTGTTAATGCTGTGAATGTTTCATCTGTTACAGGTGAACTTCTTATAAAGCTTGGACCGTTTTTGTCGCTTGCGGACCGTATGGGTTGTCTGCAGGCTCAGCTTGCCAGGGGCCCTGTAAAGGAGGTTCTTATTGAGTATACAGGGGATTTTCAGGACATTGATCTGTCGCCTGTCTCTACCGCGGTGTTAAAAGGTCTCCTCACCCCTATGCTTACGGATAATGTGAATTTTGTTAATGCACCGGTTATTGCAAAGGAAAGGGATATTAAGGTTAAAGAGACTTTCAGTTCCGAGTCTGAGGATTATCAGAACCTTATTACTATACGGGTAGTTACTACGGAAATGACAAGCACTGTAGCAGGCACTATATTTGGCAAAAAAAATGCCAGGGTTGTAAAAATAGATAATTTCCGTCTCGAGATGATCCCATACGGCCACCTGACCCTGATAAATAATGTTGACAGGCCGGGTGTTATAGGCAGTATTGCATCTGTTCTTGGCAAGCATGACATCAATATCGCCCAGATGCAGGTTGGTCAGGAAAAGGATGGTGAAAAGAATATTGTATTTCTTAGAACCGACACGCCAATTTCGGAGGAAGTACTTGAAAAGCTTAGTGCTTTGGAGATGGTTAACTCGGTAAGACATTTCGAGCTTTAG
- a CDS encoding endonuclease/exonuclease/phosphatase family protein, with the protein MKTTILSIFVILFSFVNSIEAKNFKIASYNVQNLFDIANNGTEYAGYIPNTDYGWNRDMLDIKARNIARVINDLKADIVALQEVESKKSLIYLRSRLMDLGVDYPYLAIADLKATTVKCAVISKFPVVKKEEIIVDNKFARNILKVTLDVEGNHLILYVNHWKSKQDPESSRIVYAKALKEELDKLEDNVDFILTGDFNSNYNEYKTFRNSAKLNDTGGISGINHILRTNMDSVLVDEKILLEQTDNEYLYNLWLEIDKKRCWSYNFFGDKNSPDSIIVSKGLYDEKGISYIDNSFDKFDPDYLFKGKAIYQWQRAKKGRGRHLGKGYSDHLPVFACFSTEPFFFKKDNHKIPGH; encoded by the coding sequence ATGAAAACAACAATTTTATCAATATTTGTTATCTTATTTAGTTTTGTCAATTCAATAGAGGCAAAAAACTTTAAGATCGCAAGTTATAATGTGCAAAATCTTTTTGATATTGCCAATAACGGGACCGAATATGCCGGGTATATACCGAATACCGATTATGGTTGGAACAGGGATATGCTCGATATTAAGGCTCGTAATATTGCCAGGGTAATAAACGACCTGAAGGCTGATATTGTTGCATTACAGGAGGTCGAGTCAAAAAAATCTCTTATTTATCTGCGCAGCAGACTAATGGATCTCGGCGTTGATTATCCATATCTTGCAATTGCTGATTTAAAGGCCACAACAGTTAAATGTGCTGTAATATCCAAGTTCCCTGTTGTTAAGAAAGAGGAAATAATAGTTGATAATAAATTTGCAAGAAATATTTTGAAAGTTACTCTTGATGTTGAAGGTAATCACCTGATTTTGTATGTCAATCACTGGAAATCAAAACAAGACCCTGAAAGCAGCAGAATAGTTTATGCTAAAGCGCTTAAGGAGGAGCTTGATAAATTAGAAGATAATGTTGACTTTATTTTAACAGGTGATTTTAATTCAAATTACAATGAATACAAAACCTTTAGAAATTCTGCTAAATTAAATGATACCGGCGGCATTAGCGGGATTAATCATATTTTAAGAACCAACATGGATTCTGTATTGGTCGATGAAAAGATCCTGCTGGAACAGACAGATAATGAATATCTGTATAATCTGTGGCTTGAAATCGATAAAAAAAGATGCTGGTCATATAATTTTTTTGGTGATAAAAACAGTCCAGACAGTATTATCGTGTCCAAAGGGCTTTATGATGAAAAGGGAATCTCATATATAGATAATTCCTTTGACAAGTTTGACCCTGATTACCTTTTTAAGGGGAAAGCTATTTATCAATGGCAGAGGGCTAAGAAAGGCAGGGGCAGGCATCTTGGAAAAGGGTACTCGGATCATCTCCCGGTTTTTGCCTGTTTTTCCACAGAGCCTTTTTTCTTTAAAAAAGATAACCACAAGATACCAGGGCACTAA
- a CDS encoding sodium ion-translocating decarboxylase subunit beta, protein MVNLLIEFLSNTGFALAGYQNIIMILVGIVLIYLGIAKGYEPFLLIPIGFGILMGNIPVIRDFGLGIYEKGSFLNYMYYGVMHDIYPPLIFLGVGALTDFSAMLARPSLILLGAAAQLGIFATFLGALALGFAPNEAASIGIIGGADGPTAIFLTAVLAPRLIGPIAIAAYSYMALVPVIQPPIMRLLTTRKERLIRMEESRKVSKKEKLIFPIVGFLLCCFIAPGALPLLGMLFFGNLLKESIVAERLARAARSSIIDSVTILLGIAVGASTQGDVFLTGKSIGIFILGASAFAVATAAGVIFAKFMNLFLRQKINPLIGAAGVSAVPNSARVVQIVGQKEDPSNFLLMHAMAPNISGVIGSAIAAAILWSFLGG, encoded by the coding sequence ATGGTAAATCTGTTAATAGAATTTTTGTCCAATACAGGTTTCGCGCTTGCCGGCTATCAGAATATTATAATGATTTTAGTGGGTATTGTGCTTATTTATTTGGGAATAGCAAAAGGTTATGAGCCGTTTCTTCTGATACCGATCGGTTTTGGTATTTTGATGGGTAATATTCCTGTGATCAGGGATTTTGGACTCGGAATTTATGAAAAGGGCAGTTTTTTAAATTACATGTATTATGGCGTTATGCATGATATTTATCCGCCATTAATCTTTTTAGGTGTAGGAGCTCTTACTGATTTTTCTGCAATGCTTGCGCGTCCATCGTTGATCCTTTTGGGAGCAGCAGCCCAGCTGGGAATTTTTGCAACTTTTTTAGGGGCTCTTGCACTTGGCTTTGCTCCGAATGAGGCTGCATCAATAGGCATTATTGGAGGGGCTGACGGGCCTACGGCTATTTTTCTTACAGCCGTGCTTGCTCCGCGGCTGATAGGTCCTATTGCAATCGCAGCTTATTCATACATGGCGCTGGTCCCTGTAATCCAACCACCCATCATGAGGCTGCTTACCACACGCAAAGAACGGCTTATAAGGATGGAAGAATCTCGCAAGGTTTCAAAGAAAGAAAAGTTGATTTTTCCCATAGTTGGATTTTTGCTCTGCTGTTTCATAGCTCCGGGCGCGCTTCCTCTTCTCGGCATGCTCTTTTTCGGGAATCTTTTAAAGGAAAGTATAGTGGCGGAACGTCTTGCCAGGGCAGCCCGCTCTTCTATTATTGATTCAGTAACTATATTGCTGGGCATAGCTGTTGGAGCGAGCACACAGGGCGATGTTTTTTTGACCGGCAAGTCTATAGGTATTTTTATCCTTGGCGCTTCAGCCTTTGCCGTGGCAACGGCAGCGGGTGTTATCTTCGCAAAATTCATGAACCTTTTCCTGCGTCAAAAGATAAATCCGCTTATAGGTGCGGCCGGCGTATCGGCTGTTCCTAATTCCGCCCGCGTAGTTCAGATAGTCGGTCAGAAAGAAGACCCTTCAAATTTTCTTTTGATGCATGCCATGGCTCCAAACATATCAGGTGTTATTGGTTCAGCAATTGCGGCGGCAATTTTATGGAGCTTTTTAGGTGGCTGA
- a CDS encoding DegQ family serine endoprotease, whose protein sequence is MKFIKKTKNLSGRKAFFVMAFMTVVLFLVSSFYQEPDAEAKSDNYLTVPESFSSLAESVSPAVVNIRTVKTIKGGSQVFRHFSKGPFGDDDSMNDFFEKFFGEQSPRDFKQRSLGSGFIIDKDGYIVTNNHVVENADKIKVKLNNGKEFEAEIVGRDSNTDIALIKIKSRRDLPVAIIGDSDSLKVGQWVVAIGSPFGLEHTITAGIVSAKGRVIGSGPYDDFIQTDASINPGNSGGPLVNIKGEVIGINTAIIASGQGIGFAIPINLAKGIIEQLKQSGEVTRGWLGVAIQDLNEDLAKYYGVKGENGVLVAEVFPGDPADKAGIKPNDIILEINNMRVETGRELTTIIANIGVGKLVKIKLLHNGAEKTVEVKIAKRDASKVYADKSKKGAEDELGIRVSNITPEIARQFNITSESKGIIVAAIKPNSKASEAGLTPGDIIKEINRAGINTDDEYHSQIEKIKKGEPIEILIKRKDLGFLVVKLIK, encoded by the coding sequence ATGAAGTTTATTAAAAAGACAAAAAATCTATCAGGGAGAAAAGCATTTTTTGTCATGGCATTCATGACAGTAGTGCTTTTTCTTGTTTCAAGTTTTTATCAGGAACCTGACGCTGAGGCAAAATCAGACAATTATCTTACAGTGCCTGAAAGCTTCAGCAGTCTGGCCGAATCGGTCAGCCCGGCCGTAGTCAACATCAGGACTGTTAAAACCATTAAGGGCGGCAGCCAGGTATTCCGTCATTTTTCAAAAGGTCCTTTTGGCGATGATGATTCCATGAACGACTTTTTTGAAAAATTTTTTGGTGAACAATCTCCTCGAGATTTCAAACAGAGAAGTCTTGGATCTGGATTCATTATTGATAAAGACGGTTATATTGTAACAAACAATCATGTTGTTGAAAACGCTGACAAGATTAAAGTGAAGCTTAATAATGGCAAGGAATTTGAGGCAGAGATTGTGGGGCGTGATTCCAATACGGACATTGCGCTTATCAAAATCAAATCACGGCGGGATCTCCCTGTTGCCATTATAGGAGATTCAGACTCGCTGAAGGTCGGCCAGTGGGTTGTGGCAATAGGCAGCCCTTTTGGTCTGGAGCACACTATAACCGCCGGGATTGTGAGCGCCAAAGGGCGAGTTATCGGATCAGGACCATATGATGATTTCATACAGACAGATGCTTCAATAAATCCAGGCAACAGTGGAGGTCCGCTTGTCAACATAAAAGGAGAGGTTATTGGAATAAACACAGCCATTATAGCCAGCGGCCAGGGAATAGGATTTGCCATCCCGATTAACCTTGCCAAAGGGATCATTGAGCAGCTTAAGCAAAGCGGAGAGGTAACACGGGGATGGCTTGGCGTGGCCATCCAGGATCTTAACGAAGATCTGGCAAAATATTATGGTGTTAAAGGTGAAAATGGAGTTCTTGTTGCCGAAGTTTTCCCCGGTGACCCTGCCGATAAAGCGGGAATCAAGCCCAATGATATTATACTTGAAATTAATAATATGAGGGTAGAAACAGGCCGGGAGCTGACTACAATAATCGCAAACATCGGTGTTGGAAAACTTGTTAAAATAAAACTGTTACATAATGGCGCAGAAAAAACAGTTGAAGTAAAGATTGCCAAAAGGGATGCTTCAAAAGTCTATGCCGATAAATCAAAAAAAGGGGCGGAAGATGAACTCGGAATCCGTGTATCAAATATAACGCCGGAAATAGCCCGTCAATTTAATATAACATCAGAATCAAAAGGGATAATCGTGGCCGCCATCAAGCCGAACAGCAAAGCTTCTGAAGCAGGATTGACCCCGGGCGATATTATTAAGGAAATAAACCGTGCGGGAATAAATACCGATGATGAATATCATAGTCAGATCGAAAAAATCAAAAAGGGCGAACCCATAGAAATTCTGATTAAACGGAAGGACCTGGGGTTCCTGGTTGTCAAGCTGATAAAGTAA
- a CDS encoding OadG family protein, producing MYGLDAISAHNGWQLAALGTSIVFTGLIILSLAISQIHKVLELWDERYAYYQRIKKFMQIKHRSEATVSDPVLPKNVKESARQFKLLIDQMGEPFSLPKLLDFSKKCGLLHSHSSVNDLLQAKLIIPDGNGYFFWNHDVEKNIKISTKTSS from the coding sequence TTGTACGGTTTAGATGCAATATCAGCACATAACGGCTGGCAGTTGGCTGCTTTAGGGACTTCAATAGTCTTTACAGGGCTTATAATACTTTCTCTTGCTATTTCCCAAATCCATAAAGTTCTTGAATTATGGGATGAGAGATATGCTTATTATCAACGAATAAAAAAATTTATGCAGATAAAACACAGATCAGAAGCAACTGTGTCTGATCCGGTTTTGCCAAAGAATGTTAAAGAGTCTGCCCGGCAGTTTAAACTTTTAATTGATCAGATGGGCGAACCGTTTTCGTTGCCAAAGCTTCTTGATTTTTCTAAAAAATGCGGACTCCTGCACTCACACTCAAGTGTTAACGATTTACTTCAGGCAAAACTGATAATTCCTGACGGAAATGGCTATTTCTTTTGGAATCATGATGTTGAAAAAAATATTAAAATCTCAACGAAGACAAGCTCGTAA
- a CDS encoding DUF1844 domain-containing protein encodes MTEKDNNKGFIIKDRRAFAEGNQEIEDKKESSSEEVKDQAQKESAPKDKQEPEIHLPVINFATFIISLNASALVHLGVIEDPASGKKVQNLVMGKQTIDILSMLEEKTSGNLAKEEESMLKNILYDLRITYVKQKG; translated from the coding sequence ATGACCGAAAAAGATAACAATAAAGGATTTATTATTAAAGACCGCAGGGCTTTTGCTGAAGGGAATCAAGAAATAGAGGATAAGAAGGAATCTTCCAGTGAAGAAGTTAAAGATCAGGCGCAAAAAGAGAGTGCTCCGAAGGATAAACAGGAGCCGGAAATCCATCTGCCGGTGATAAATTTTGCCACTTTTATTATTTCTTTGAATGCATCTGCATTAGTACACCTTGGCGTTATTGAGGATCCTGCCTCAGGTAAAAAGGTTCAAAACCTGGTGATGGGGAAACAAACAATAGATATTTTGAGCATGCTGGAGGAAAAAACCAGTGGGAATTTAGCAAAGGAAGAAGAGAGTATGCTCAAAAATATCCTCTATGATTTGAGGATAACCTACGTGAAACAAAAAGGATAA
- a CDS encoding Crp/Fnr family transcriptional regulator — translation MSVDINIIDSLNLFEDISHAELEEVASLMRRIRVTEGEVITRQGNTANSIFILLSGNFMVFFKEGRSYTLHNKGDIIGLSTLILPFYYTGTAVALTDGDVISIPGQELLRLIESNSALGGKIMKKINQIISARQPFVTGRC, via the coding sequence ATGTCTGTTGATATTAATATAATCGACTCTTTGAATCTTTTTGAGGATATTTCACATGCCGAGCTGGAAGAGGTTGCCTCCTTGATGCGCCGGATCAGGGTAACAGAAGGGGAGGTTATAACGCGTCAAGGCAATACGGCTAATAGTATTTTCATTCTCTTATCAGGTAATTTTATGGTCTTCTTTAAAGAGGGCAGATCATATACTTTACATAATAAGGGTGATATTATAGGATTATCAACACTGATCCTCCCTTTTTATTATACCGGGACAGCGGTTGCGTTGACAGATGGGGATGTTATATCAATACCCGGACAGGAATTATTGCGTCTTATAGAGAGTAATTCGGCCCTGGGCGGTAAGATTATGAAAAAAATCAATCAAATTATTTCAGCAAGACAGCCTTTTGTCACAGGGAGGTGTTAA